A single Paenibacillus kribbensis DNA region contains:
- a CDS encoding ABC transporter ATP-binding protein: MNQDLYIQGLSKTFGHMTALYETNLLVRRGKFTTLLGPSGCGKTTLLRMIAGLETPDSGTVTLGEEILFSAERKRDVPAHLRHFGMVFQDFALWPHMTVFENVAFGLRAGKQAKRSSRGRGNELRTAVLEALDKVRLSGMEDRYPHQLSGGQQQRVAFARAVANRPRLVLFDEPLSALDAVLREEMRIEMLSLVRDLGLTALYVTHDQVEAMSMSDEVVVMKNGHILQTGTPEDIYGRPAHPEVARFIGKSNWLEPERMLFRPEHVRWEQDQAEQHAFIVEVQHVSYVGERYEIRMLAENGELWSAYHSTRLSIGERKQIWVSPQYVHQLEP, translated from the coding sequence ATGAATCAGGATCTATATATTCAAGGGTTGAGTAAAACCTTCGGTCATATGACCGCATTGTACGAGACCAATCTGCTTGTGCGGCGGGGGAAATTCACAACACTGCTCGGTCCGTCCGGCTGCGGGAAAACAACGCTTCTGCGCATGATCGCCGGGCTGGAGACACCAGATAGCGGCACGGTCACGTTGGGAGAGGAAATTCTGTTTTCGGCTGAACGTAAAAGGGATGTGCCTGCACATCTTCGTCATTTCGGCATGGTATTTCAGGACTTTGCGCTGTGGCCGCATATGACGGTGTTTGAAAATGTGGCCTTCGGCCTGCGTGCAGGCAAACAGGCAAAACGGTCCAGTCGCGGGCGCGGCAACGAGCTGCGAACAGCTGTCTTGGAGGCGCTCGACAAGGTCAGACTGTCGGGGATGGAGGATCGGTATCCTCATCAGCTGTCTGGTGGTCAGCAGCAGCGGGTCGCTTTTGCCCGCGCCGTTGCCAATCGGCCCCGGCTCGTACTGTTTGATGAGCCGCTCAGTGCATTGGATGCGGTGTTGCGGGAAGAAATGCGCATTGAAATGCTGTCGCTGGTGCGCGATCTGGGTCTGACCGCCTTGTACGTCACCCATGATCAAGTCGAGGCTATGTCGATGTCTGATGAGGTGGTCGTCATGAAAAACGGGCATATATTACAGACGGGAACGCCGGAGGACATCTATGGTCGTCCAGCTCATCCAGAGGTGGCGAGGTTTATCGGCAAATCGAACTGGCTGGAGCCGGAACGGATGCTCTTCCGCCCTGAGCATGTCCGCTGGGAACAGGATCAAGCAGAGCAGCATGCTTTTATAGTAGAGGTTCAGCATGTCAGCTATGTGGGGGAGCGATACGAGATTCGTATGCTGGCTGAGAATGGGGAGCTATGGAGCGCTTATCATTCTACCCGCTTGTCCATAGGGGAACGAAAGCAAATTTGGGTATCACCGCAGTACGTCCACCAACTCGAACCATAG
- a CDS encoding LysR substrate-binding domain-containing protein — protein MNLSLLKLHIVELLDKHHKITTVAELLGLKQPTVTFHMKNLEREFGVKLFDTRMGKIILTDAGHALLHYAAKINALAAEAKRVVCEFDTLQRGSIRIGASYVPATYVLPAVLHRFAREHPGINISLSVKTAPVIKDMLARHEIDLGVISAEPFQTPTLVPESLSEDELVLICAPGHPLASEVGLTPERIASSSFVLHGKDSSTRHMTDKWLEHGGRRLPSYLELDSLEAIKQAVMLGEHVSFVSRIAVQSEVERGLLVIRPIPGHRVERYIYMVSNQDRHRSALIRRFAEYLSSNQD, from the coding sequence GTGAATTTGAGTCTTCTAAAGCTACACATTGTAGAGTTGCTGGACAAGCACCATAAAATTACTACCGTGGCCGAGCTTCTCGGTCTGAAACAACCAACCGTTACCTTTCATATGAAAAATCTGGAGCGCGAATTCGGTGTAAAGCTGTTTGACACAAGGATGGGCAAGATCATCCTGACGGATGCCGGTCATGCGCTGCTCCACTATGCCGCCAAGATCAACGCACTCGCTGCCGAGGCAAAGCGGGTCGTCTGCGAATTCGACACGCTCCAGCGGGGAAGCATTCGAATTGGAGCAAGCTACGTCCCCGCTACCTATGTGCTTCCTGCTGTGTTGCACCGTTTTGCCCGTGAGCATCCGGGGATCAACATCTCCTTGTCAGTGAAAACGGCTCCGGTGATCAAGGACATGCTCGCTCGCCACGAAATTGACCTGGGTGTCATCTCGGCAGAGCCATTTCAAACGCCAACACTGGTGCCGGAGTCCTTGAGCGAGGATGAATTGGTACTCATCTGCGCACCCGGCCACCCGCTCGCAAGCGAAGTCGGGCTTACGCCCGAGCGTATCGCTTCTTCCTCCTTCGTGCTGCACGGCAAAGATTCCAGCACACGGCACATGACCGACAAATGGCTGGAGCATGGCGGACGTCGTCTTCCCTCCTATTTGGAGCTGGATTCGCTTGAAGCGATCAAACAGGCGGTCATGCTGGGAGAACACGTCTCCTTCGTCTCCCGCATTGCCGTACAGTCGGAGGTTGAACGCGGGCTGCTGGTGATCCGGCCCATTCCGGGTCACCGTGTTGAAAGGTACATCTATATGGTCAGCAACCAAGATCGCCACCGTTCGGCACTGATTCGCCGCTTCGCTGAATATTTGTCATCGAACCAAGATTAA